The Leptospira bouyouniensis genome has a segment encoding these proteins:
- a CDS encoding xylulokinase: MEKDYILAYDIGTTGVKTCLFRMDSTLELVSSATKEYPIQLLPNGGAEQNPEDWWMAMQSTTKDVLDESGVKKEFIQGISFCSQMQGLVLVDETFRPVRNAMSYMDQRAGLEMKTGILHGLKIEGINAIKLLLSLWITGAVAASVKDPLWKYKWVERNEPDNFRKVKWWFDVKEYLIARSTNQAVMTRDSAFATFLYNSRKGKGNWSPLLCKLFGVKREHLPKIINAEDKVGGLTKESADFLNLMPDTPVFGGGGDASLIGVGAGAVTLGDTHIYAGTSGWIGTVTKKRTVDINARIASIVGARDGYYNYFGEQETSGKCLQWVKDHLALDEIDLYLEKKKITDDPDSVYESLFEFMFDSIKDTEPGSQGVIFTPWLHGNRCPFEDPKSRGIFFNISLHTGKRVLIRSVIEGILFHKRWILELSNKKVKTSNSIRFVGGVARSSFICQMLADITGKTIERVEHSENVGAIGAAAIVALGLGKIKKYEEIKRMIPVDKTWTPNPNLKTIYDKNFSVFKNLYASNKKHFEILNS, from the coding sequence ATGGAAAAAGATTACATTCTAGCCTATGATATTGGCACGACTGGGGTGAAAACTTGCCTCTTTCGAATGGATTCAACTCTTGAACTTGTTTCTTCTGCTACAAAAGAATACCCAATTCAACTTTTGCCGAATGGGGGTGCCGAACAAAATCCTGAAGATTGGTGGATGGCGATGCAATCTACCACAAAAGACGTATTAGATGAGAGTGGGGTTAAAAAAGAATTCATTCAGGGGATTTCCTTTTGTTCCCAGATGCAAGGACTTGTGTTAGTCGATGAAACATTCCGGCCAGTCCGAAATGCAATGAGTTATATGGACCAAAGAGCTGGTTTGGAAATGAAAACTGGGATCTTACATGGACTCAAAATTGAAGGTATCAATGCCATCAAACTTTTGTTATCACTTTGGATCACTGGGGCAGTGGCAGCGAGTGTAAAAGATCCACTATGGAAATATAAATGGGTAGAAAGAAATGAGCCAGATAACTTTCGAAAGGTGAAGTGGTGGTTTGATGTCAAAGAATATTTGATTGCCCGCTCTACAAACCAAGCAGTGATGACAAGGGATTCTGCATTTGCTACATTTTTATATAATTCAAGAAAGGGAAAAGGAAATTGGAGTCCACTACTTTGCAAACTGTTTGGGGTGAAACGTGAACATTTACCAAAGATCATCAATGCAGAAGATAAAGTAGGTGGGTTAACGAAAGAATCTGCAGATTTTTTAAACCTCATGCCCGATACACCTGTGTTTGGTGGTGGTGGAGATGCCTCTCTCATAGGAGTGGGTGCAGGAGCAGTTACCCTCGGTGATACCCATATCTATGCAGGGACTTCTGGTTGGATCGGAACCGTGACTAAAAAAAGAACTGTCGATATTAATGCAAGGATTGCATCCATCGTCGGTGCAAGAGATGGGTATTATAATTATTTTGGGGAACAAGAAACATCAGGGAAATGTTTACAATGGGTAAAAGACCATTTGGCATTAGATGAAATTGATTTATATTTAGAAAAAAAGAAAATCACTGATGACCCTGATTCCGTTTACGAAAGTTTATTTGAGTTTATGTTTGATTCCATCAAAGACACGGAACCTGGTTCACAAGGTGTTATCTTTACACCGTGGTTACATGGAAACCGTTGTCCCTTTGAAGACCCAAAATCACGAGGTATCTTTTTTAATATCAGCTTACATACTGGAAAACGTGTTTTGATCCGTTCCGTCATTGAAGGAATTTTATTCCATAAACGATGGATTCTCGAATTGTCGAATAAGAAAGTCAAAACTTCGAATTCCATTCGTTTTGTTGGTGGAGTTGCCAGGTCTAGTTTTATATGCCAAATGTTAGCTGACATTACGGGAAAAACCATAGAAAGAGTTGAACATTCAGAAAATGTTGGCGCCATCGGAGCTGCCGCTATCGTAGCGTTAGGTCTTGGGAAAATCAAAAAGTATGAAGAAATCAAACGAATGATCCCTGTTGATAAAACTTGGACTCCTAATCCCAACTTAAAAACCATATATGATAAAAACTTTTCAGTATTTAAAAATCTATACGCGTCCAATAAAAAACATTTTGAAATATTAAATTCATAA
- a CDS encoding MFS transporter → MNQVPVKLYRYRWVVLFAYIVITATICLQWLTFAPIAREAKEFFQVSALQIDLLSLIFLVVFVFIAIPASYVIDTYGVKIGVGFGALLTGVFGLLKGFYATDYTMVFVCQLGLAIAQPFLLNAVTKISVLWFPIQERATSVALGTLAQFLGIIIVMILTPILLHSGQTIPQVMQVYGFVSMLCAILFLVLVKEKPPTSPSTHGEDHELPFFEGISFLWKQADMKKILFLFLIGLGVFNAVSTCIDQICEIKGLTTEESGLVGGVMLIAGIFGGVIIPPISDKIQKRKLFLIIAMVGFMAGLSIFVLLEGFITLLFGSIVIGFFLLGIGAPIGFQYCAEITSPAPESTSQGLLLLVGQVSGILFILGLNFFGMVSFLYVLLALTAITLALVFRLKESPFMEP, encoded by the coding sequence ATGAACCAAGTACCAGTAAAACTTTATCGATACCGTTGGGTGGTACTATTTGCCTATATTGTGATCACTGCTACCATATGTTTACAATGGCTTACGTTTGCGCCGATCGCAAGGGAAGCGAAAGAGTTTTTCCAAGTCTCTGCCTTACAAATTGATCTCCTCTCCCTTATCTTTTTAGTCGTTTTTGTATTCATAGCAATTCCCGCTTCCTATGTCATTGATACTTATGGAGTGAAAATTGGTGTTGGATTTGGAGCACTCCTAACAGGTGTTTTTGGGTTACTCAAAGGTTTTTATGCAACAGATTATACAATGGTATTTGTTTGCCAACTTGGCCTTGCGATCGCCCAACCTTTTTTACTCAATGCGGTAACAAAAATCAGTGTATTATGGTTTCCGATCCAAGAACGAGCCACTTCAGTTGCTCTCGGAACATTAGCACAATTTTTAGGGATCATCATTGTGATGATCCTCACTCCTATTTTATTACACAGTGGACAAACCATTCCACAAGTGATGCAAGTGTATGGATTCGTTTCTATGTTATGTGCAATTTTATTTTTAGTCCTAGTGAAAGAAAAACCACCCACCTCACCAAGTACACATGGTGAAGACCATGAATTACCTTTTTTTGAAGGGATTTCTTTTTTATGGAAACAAGCGGATATGAAAAAAATTCTCTTTTTGTTTCTGATTGGGCTCGGTGTCTTCAATGCAGTGAGTACTTGCATTGATCAAATTTGTGAGATCAAGGGACTCACGACAGAAGAATCTGGTCTTGTGGGTGGTGTAATGCTCATTGCAGGGATTTTTGGTGGTGTCATCATCCCACCGATCTCTGACAAAATCCAAAAACGAAAACTATTTTTAATCATCGCAATGGTTGGGTTTATGGCAGGGCTTAGCATTTTTGTTTTATTGGAAGGATTTATAACCTTACTGTTTGGTTCGATTGTGATTGGATTTTTTCTGCTTGGAATTGGTGCACCCATTGGGTTCCAATACTGTGCTGAAATTACATCCCCTGCACCAGAATCAACTTCACAAGGATTATTACTGCTTGTAGGTCAAGTATCAGGAATTCTTTTTATCCTAGGACTTAACTTTTTTGGAATGGTATCGTTTTTATATGTTTTACTGGCACTAACAGCGATTACACTTGCTTTAGTCTTTCGTTTAAAAGAAAGTCCGTTTATGGAACCTTAA
- a CDS encoding MBL fold metallo-hydrolase, with the protein MGSFFTIDTEYADLKQVASAYLIEEEGHGIVIETNTTHAIPKILSVMENHQIDVNCIDYIIVTHVHLDHAGGAWYLLEKCPNAVLLAHPKTAKHLIDPSLLIKSATSVYGKENFQKLYGEIRPIPKERVRVMEHGEFLDWRSHSFEFIYTKGHANHHFCIYDKKLNGIFTGDSFGISYPHLENGKSFIFPTTTPTDFDAKEAINSIDLILGTGANLCYLTHFGPIQNLNHWARDLKKGLQLCHDAMLDLKNIPKENRLPFMETKVKEMMQILADDNEVSLTDKDWALLRLDVNLNAQGLVYAYEKSEKHS; encoded by the coding sequence ATGGGATCTTTTTTCACGATCGATACTGAATACGCTGACCTAAAACAAGTTGCCTCTGCATATCTCATCGAAGAGGAGGGGCATGGAATTGTCATTGAGACAAATACAACACATGCCATTCCCAAAATCCTTTCCGTTATGGAAAATCACCAAATTGATGTTAATTGTATCGATTACATCATCGTAACACATGTTCACCTAGATCATGCTGGTGGAGCTTGGTATTTACTAGAAAAATGCCCAAATGCAGTCTTACTTGCCCACCCAAAGACTGCCAAACATTTGATTGATCCAAGCCTTCTCATCAAAAGTGCTACTTCCGTCTATGGAAAAGAAAATTTCCAAAAATTGTATGGGGAAATCAGACCCATTCCAAAAGAAAGAGTTCGTGTCATGGAACATGGCGAGTTTTTGGATTGGAGAAGCCATAGCTTTGAATTCATTTATACAAAGGGACATGCGAATCATCACTTTTGTATTTATGACAAAAAATTGAATGGAATTTTTACCGGTGATTCTTTTGGAATCTCTTACCCACATCTTGAAAATGGAAAATCATTTATTTTTCCTACAACCACTCCTACAGACTTTGATGCAAAGGAAGCTATTAATTCGATTGATTTGATTTTGGGCACAGGGGCTAATCTTTGTTATTTGACACATTTTGGACCAATCCAAAACTTAAATCATTGGGCTCGGGATTTAAAAAAAGGATTACAACTTTGTCATGACGCCATGTTGGATTTAAAAAACATTCCGAAAGAAAATCGCCTTCCATTTATGGAAACAAAAGTAAAAGAAATGATGCAAATTTTGGCCGATGATAATGAAGTGTCTCTCACGGATAAAGATTGGGCTCTTCTGCGTTTAGATGTAAATTTGAACGCACAAGGTTTGGTGTATGCGTATGAAAAATCCGAAAAACACTCTTAA
- a CDS encoding phosphotransferase family protein, whose protein sequence is MDSYIELNKENLGVPFAIGRSADLFLLPNNQILKLFFAHTNKAEMETEYVNTLEVFRLHVTGMQCYGKVRVGDRYGLIFDRLQGISLTKLPDKNPIELFRIADTLADLHFGMHQIKSQKLKDIKLILSECLAAKPLEFLSPNQKETIQTYIQNLPEGDSVLHLDFHPENVIIQGKDRIIIDWMTAAKGNPCADVSFTKLLFTDAELWPGTPKLKILFYTLVRKFILHGYLKSYKRRSGITESDLNLWRLSSLILRLGLWDIESERENLKYQIKVWLQNEEKFN, encoded by the coding sequence ATGGACTCATATATTGAACTAAACAAAGAAAATTTAGGTGTTCCTTTTGCAATTGGTCGGTCTGCGGATTTGTTTTTGTTGCCAAACAACCAAATTCTCAAATTGTTTTTTGCCCATACAAACAAAGCGGAAATGGAAACGGAATATGTAAATACATTGGAAGTGTTTCGTTTGCATGTGACAGGGATGCAATGTTATGGAAAGGTAAGAGTAGGTGATAGGTATGGATTGATTTTTGATCGATTACAAGGAATTTCATTAACGAAGTTACCAGACAAAAATCCGATTGAACTCTTTCGAATTGCCGATACCCTTGCAGACTTACATTTTGGAATGCATCAAATTAAAAGCCAAAAATTAAAAGATATTAAGTTGATTTTAAGCGAGTGTTTGGCGGCGAAACCCTTAGAATTTTTATCTCCAAATCAAAAAGAGACCATCCAAACATATATACAAAATTTACCTGAAGGTGATTCAGTTCTACATTTAGATTTTCATCCTGAGAATGTAATCATACAGGGTAAAGATAGGATCATAATCGATTGGATGACTGCTGCCAAAGGGAATCCATGCGCCGATGTTTCTTTTACCAAACTACTGTTTACCGATGCTGAGTTATGGCCCGGCACTCCTAAGTTAAAGATTTTATTTTACACTTTGGTACGTAAGTTTATCTTACATGGTTATTTGAAGTCTTACAAACGTCGAAGTGGCATAACTGAATCTGATCTGAATTTATGGAGACTTTCATCACTGATTTTACGACTTGGGCTTTGGGACATAGAAAGTGAACGAGAGAATTTAAAATACCAAATTAAAGTTTGGTTACAAAATGAGGAGAAATTTAATTGA
- a CDS encoding glycerol-3-phosphate dehydrogenase/oxidase produces the protein MNLKLERFIDSFQDESFDVTIIGGGITGATLAYEVASRGCSVCLVEKKDFGGATSAATGKLIHGGLRYLKQFEIGLVREALKERRNLSNIAPNLVYPYPMILPKPGIIARLGLFVYDLLSFDKAWTWDRSKKIPNHRYLKRKELLKQKLGDYEDAAYFYDAICLSPERLTLSFLKSAVLYGAKVSNYSEVKELLWDGDTVVGIQVTDTLSKKDYKIHSKVTINASGPWTQDVLAKSKKTEVPFPKKRSEGIYLITKQVTPIMTLFVGEKGHFSFAPWRGHSMIGPTEKSYFGKVEDWKLTKESISEFIEYINETSHLKIKLKKEDVIAAYGGLRPLAEASDDTYSASRRSELYDHEKDGIRGLITAAGGKYTTSRHFAETIFKSIQKKLKQKFKPSISAKQHLYGSHIIGIEDFISKAKEKHKEFSESTIDYLVRHYGVDYETILALVEENPKWGTVLSVDGEILAEVVFAIRYEMAKTLTDIFLRRTGLGTLGMLPKEKMDLVTETAGRELKFSQEELELETKKILKILELPIEKKLDI, from the coding sequence TTGAATTTAAAACTAGAACGCTTCATCGACTCTTTCCAGGATGAATCCTTTGATGTAACCATCATAGGTGGTGGGATTACAGGAGCAACACTTGCATATGAAGTGGCAAGTCGTGGTTGTTCCGTTTGCCTAGTTGAAAAAAAAGACTTTGGTGGGGCAACTTCTGCAGCAACAGGAAAACTCATCCATGGTGGACTTCGTTATTTAAAACAATTTGAAATTGGACTTGTAAGGGAAGCATTAAAAGAGAGAAGGAATCTTTCAAACATTGCACCTAACCTGGTATATCCATATCCTATGATCCTTCCAAAACCTGGGATCATTGCAAGGCTCGGTTTGTTCGTTTATGATCTTTTATCTTTTGACAAAGCTTGGACTTGGGACAGATCTAAAAAAATTCCAAACCATCGTTATCTCAAACGTAAAGAACTATTGAAACAAAAGTTGGGTGATTATGAAGATGCTGCATATTTTTACGATGCAATTTGTCTAAGTCCCGAAAGATTAACTCTTAGTTTTCTAAAATCTGCAGTATTGTATGGTGCTAAAGTATCAAACTACTCAGAAGTGAAGGAACTTTTATGGGATGGAGATACTGTCGTTGGCATTCAAGTGACTGATACATTGTCCAAAAAAGATTACAAAATCCATTCGAAAGTTACGATCAATGCTTCGGGACCATGGACACAAGATGTCCTCGCAAAATCAAAAAAAACAGAAGTGCCTTTTCCTAAAAAAAGATCAGAAGGAATTTATCTCATCACAAAACAAGTTACACCTATCATGACATTATTTGTGGGAGAGAAAGGTCATTTTAGTTTTGCCCCTTGGCGTGGTCATTCCATGATCGGTCCAACTGAAAAGTCTTACTTTGGTAAGGTGGAAGATTGGAAACTCACAAAGGAAAGTATCTCCGAATTTATTGAATATATCAATGAAACTTCACATTTAAAAATTAAACTAAAAAAAGAAGACGTAATTGCAGCTTATGGTGGACTTAGACCACTTGCCGAAGCAAGTGATGATACTTATTCAGCATCACGAAGATCAGAATTGTATGACCATGAAAAGGATGGCATCAGAGGACTTATCACCGCTGCTGGAGGGAAGTATACCACAAGTAGACATTTTGCAGAGACTATTTTTAAATCCATTCAGAAAAAACTTAAACAAAAATTCAAACCCAGTATCTCCGCAAAACAACATTTATATGGAAGTCATATCATAGGGATTGAAGATTTTATATCCAAAGCAAAAGAAAAACACAAAGAATTTTCGGAATCAACTATTGATTACCTTGTACGCCATTATGGAGTGGACTATGAAACCATCCTTGCTTTGGTAGAGGAAAATCCAAAATGGGGAACAGTCTTAAGTGTGGATGGCGAGATATTAGCGGAGGTAGTTTTTGCTATCCGCTACGAAATGGCAAAAACATTGACAGATATCTTCTTAAGAAGGACAGGACTCGGAACCCTAGGAATGCTTCCCAAAGAGAAAATGGACTTAGTCACCGAAACAGCAGGTAGGGAATTGAAATTTTCCCAAGAAGAATTGGAACTGGAGACAAAAAAGATACTAAAAATTTTGGAATTACCGATTGAAAAGAAATTAGATATTTAA
- the fliE gene encoding flagellar hook-basal body complex protein FliE, which translates to MSIDRITNLSSSTYKPHSLLPQGDKVGIFRSDERHYGKTNEAKSPDEVAGTFADALKKAFEQVNDQQVEADELTQKIVFDPNSVELHDVMIAAEKARISLTFAKTMSDGFVRAYRELTTLR; encoded by the coding sequence ATGTCCATTGATCGCATTACAAACCTATCATCTTCCACCTACAAACCACATTCTTTACTACCACAAGGGGACAAAGTGGGAATCTTTCGTTCTGATGAACGCCATTACGGAAAAACGAATGAAGCCAAATCTCCAGATGAAGTGGCCGGCACATTTGCTGATGCATTAAAAAAAGCATTTGAACAAGTAAACGACCAACAAGTAGAAGCAGATGAACTCACACAAAAAATTGTTTTTGATCCAAACTCAGTGGAACTCCATGATGTGATGATTGCTGCAGAAAAAGCAAGGATTTCACTTACCTTCGCCAAAACCATGTCAGATGGATTCGTAAGAGCTTACAGAGAACTCACAACATTAAGATAA
- a CDS encoding TetR/AcrR family transcriptional regulator: protein MADTKHFNESFERISEEKRTRILSIAISEFANRGFTSANTNTIAQKAGISVGSLYKYFETKEDFFLTVVDYGITQLEKTLETVLSMDLDFFGKIEKIVRIIQTHSRTNQDIIRLYNEMTTESNYELITRLSGELESLSAKCYIDLIQKAKEEGTIEKDVDSNLSAFLLDNIFMSLQFSYATVYYKERMKIYLGDDVFDKDEDIVQAVMKFIRRALGVC from the coding sequence ATGGCAGACACAAAACATTTTAACGAAAGTTTCGAACGGATTTCAGAAGAAAAACGGACACGGATTTTATCCATCGCCATCTCTGAGTTTGCCAACCGCGGTTTTACCAGTGCCAATACCAATACTATCGCCCAAAAAGCAGGGATCAGTGTTGGTTCCCTTTATAAGTATTTCGAAACCAAAGAGGATTTTTTCCTTACGGTAGTAGATTATGGCATCACCCAATTGGAAAAAACATTGGAAACTGTATTGTCTATGGATTTGGATTTTTTTGGTAAAATTGAAAAGATCGTACGGATCATCCAAACTCACTCTCGAACAAACCAAGACATCATCCGGTTATACAATGAAATGACAACAGAAAGTAATTATGAACTCATTACGCGCCTGTCAGGTGAGTTGGAATCTTTGTCTGCAAAATGTTATATTGATTTGATTCAAAAGGCAAAGGAAGAAGGGACAATTGAAAAGGATGTGGATAGTAACCTTTCTGCTTTTTTACTAGATAATATCTTTATGTCCTTACAATTCTCTTATGCCACCGTATACTATAAAGAAAGGATGAAAATCTATTTAGGGGATGATGTTTTTGATAAAGATGAAGACATTGTCCAAGCAGTTATGAAATTCATCAGGCGAGCACTTGGTGTCTGTTAA
- a CDS encoding SDR family NAD(P)-dependent oxidoreductase, protein MQYNIKDKVVLITGATGGIGAASARELYNFGANLVLTDLSQSSLDQLASEFESHRVMTKVMDVTNWDSIREVKELTITKFGKLDIVFANAGISWKNSAHTILSCQEEEFETILEVDLMGVWRTIKTTLPEIIKSKGQVIVTSSIYAYTNGMCNAPYAVSKAGIEMFTRSLGAEIIGKGASASVLYPGWITTPLTKNVFGGDPLTTKMRELGFPGFLKKPIPPEKVANALVKGILKRKPRITIPYRWIPIQWFRGIFGNLSDLYLSKHKTLQKLLTDLEVR, encoded by the coding sequence ATGCAATATAATATCAAAGACAAAGTTGTCCTCATCACAGGAGCAACCGGCGGTATCGGTGCCGCTTCTGCACGAGAACTATATAATTTTGGAGCAAACTTAGTTCTCACTGATCTTTCACAATCAAGTTTAGATCAATTAGCTTCCGAATTTGAAAGCCATCGTGTGATGACAAAGGTCATGGATGTTACCAATTGGGATTCCATAAGAGAAGTGAAAGAGTTAACCATAACGAAATTTGGCAAACTTGATATTGTTTTTGCCAATGCTGGGATCTCCTGGAAAAATTCAGCTCATACAATCCTCAGTTGTCAGGAAGAAGAGTTTGAGACAATTTTAGAAGTTGATTTAATGGGTGTTTGGCGGACAATCAAAACGACACTTCCAGAGATCATCAAATCTAAGGGTCAAGTGATTGTTACCTCGTCTATTTATGCTTACACGAATGGAATGTGTAATGCTCCCTATGCAGTTTCTAAAGCTGGGATCGAAATGTTCACTCGGTCATTAGGTGCGGAAATCATTGGGAAAGGTGCAAGTGCTTCTGTTTTATATCCAGGTTGGATCACAACTCCATTAACAAAAAATGTCTTCGGTGGCGATCCTTTAACAACCAAAATGCGAGAATTAGGTTTCCCTGGATTTTTAAAAAAACCAATCCCTCCGGAAAAGGTTGCAAATGCGTTAGTGAAGGGAATACTCAAACGAAAACCAAGGATCACAATCCCATACCGTTGGATACCAATCCAATGGTTCCGAGGTATTTTTGGAAATTTATCAGATTTGTATTTATCCAAGCACAAAACATTACAAAAACTCCTAACCGACTTAGAGGTTAGGTAG
- the flgB gene encoding flagellar basal body rod protein FlgB: protein MFEATHFMKTQDLLERGLGAATQRRKVITDNIANADVPNFKRSEVVFESMLKRAIESEKIEKEKAVPTKITNDRHIEFFKPLDYRDAKPKTNLDYLTTMRPDGNNVDIEKEVVEANQNQMSYSLMIDRLNQNNRLLNIVMRTN, encoded by the coding sequence ATGTTTGAAGCAACACATTTCATGAAAACTCAAGACCTACTAGAACGAGGCCTTGGCGCAGCCACACAAAGACGGAAAGTGATCACCGACAATATTGCCAATGCGGATGTACCGAATTTCAAACGTTCTGAAGTTGTTTTCGAATCTATGCTAAAACGAGCCATTGAATCGGAAAAAATTGAAAAGGAAAAGGCCGTTCCTACAAAAATCACAAACGATCGTCATATTGAATTTTTTAAACCTCTCGACTACCGTGATGCCAAACCGAAAACCAATTTGGATTATTTAACCACAATGAGACCCGATGGAAACAATGTGGATATTGAAAAGGAAGTGGTAGAAGCAAACCAAAACCAAATGAGTTATAGTTTGATGATTGATCGTTTGAACCAGAATAACCGTCTCCTCAACATTGTGATGAGAACCAACTAA
- a CDS encoding DUF4430 domain-containing protein: protein MSCFSSTSANKTKEPTIQIQFISRDFEENKLIPSGLFESKDLLFLLAELSKKEDPSMRFISTNRTEEIMEVNGVRNTWNEGWVVYVNGERMDGVQMKRGVKVRPTDQIQIRYEAVERVFGRPIN from the coding sequence GTGAGTTGCTTTTCCTCTACTTCTGCAAACAAAACAAAAGAACCAACGATCCAAATCCAATTCATCTCCCGCGATTTTGAAGAAAACAAATTGATTCCATCGGGACTATTTGAATCGAAGGATTTACTTTTCCTTCTCGCTGAATTGTCCAAAAAAGAAGATCCTTCCATGCGTTTTATCTCCACCAACCGAACTGAGGAAATTATGGAAGTGAATGGTGTGCGGAATACTTGGAATGAAGGTTGGGTGGTGTATGTAAATGGAGAAAGGATGGACGGTGTCCAAATGAAACGAGGAGTGAAAGTTCGTCCCACTGACCAAATCCAAATCCGGTATGAGGCCGTAGAACGAGTGTTTGGTCGTCCTATCAATTGA
- the flgC gene encoding flagellar basal body rod protein FlgC translates to MGMFDSINISATGLSAQRLRMDVISNNIANSTTTRNTNGDGPFRRDRVILTPINLRTQWKSPVYPFGVAPGEGKGVKVMKIEKDMSPLRLTYDPTHPDAIQTGPKKGYVELPNINIVTEMTDMISASRSYEANVQLINGSKAMMNKAMEIGRA, encoded by the coding sequence ATGGGTATGTTTGATTCGATTAATATTTCTGCGACAGGGCTTTCTGCTCAAAGACTCCGTATGGATGTCATCTCCAATAACATTGCCAACTCAACTACAACGAGAAACACCAATGGTGATGGTCCATTTCGTCGAGACCGAGTTATCCTAACACCGATTAACCTCAGAACACAATGGAAAAGCCCCGTGTATCCATTTGGTGTGGCCCCAGGAGAAGGGAAAGGGGTGAAAGTAATGAAGATCGAAAAGGATATGAGCCCTCTTCGTTTGACTTACGACCCAACCCATCCAGATGCGATCCAAACTGGTCCGAAAAAAGGGTATGTCGAACTCCCGAATATCAACATTGTCACAGAGATGACAGACATGATCTCTGCATCACGCTCTTATGAAGCCAATGTACAACTCATCAATGGCTCAAAAGCGATGATGAACAAAGCCATGGAAATCGGTCGGGCCTAA
- a CDS encoding TolB family protein — protein sequence MFRNWFYLCFIIFVVQCSADQNKVENDLLLGLTAINILDNPGTIAFAFDPEKDDEIFFYSIKENRVVNVTENIGRDLAPRWNPSGFQLAFNSRRTIHGHNRPEIYTMDFPTKTIKRVTTTSAPDENQRAAWFPDSNALVFQRGTYFAPARLRLMKNDLKTGTETVLYEAGDKLHAAPAISADGTKMIFQSNKDFAGTFPSRLYMMNLTNSQISNFAHPEVDLGSDSDPKWSLDGKWITFASARNGGGNYNHIFISNVDTGEIRQITFGDFNDSSPDFSPNGKDIVFQSNRYREYGLHIVSIDSKEVRYLREGRTPVWTSRSLSELGY from the coding sequence ATGTTTAGGAATTGGTTTTATTTATGTTTCATCATATTTGTTGTCCAATGTAGTGCGGATCAAAACAAAGTTGAAAATGATCTGTTGCTTGGGCTGACAGCGATCAATATTTTAGATAATCCAGGAACGATCGCATTTGCATTTGATCCTGAGAAAGATGATGAAATTTTCTTTTACAGTATCAAAGAAAATCGAGTTGTAAATGTTACTGAAAATATTGGTCGCGATTTAGCCCCTAGATGGAACCCAAGTGGTTTCCAATTAGCCTTCAATAGTCGTCGAACAATACATGGCCATAATCGACCAGAAATCTATACAATGGACTTCCCTACCAAAACAATAAAAAGAGTCACTACAACAAGTGCACCAGATGAAAACCAACGTGCCGCTTGGTTCCCAGATTCAAATGCATTAGTTTTTCAAAGAGGAACCTATTTTGCACCTGCTCGGCTTCGATTGATGAAAAACGATCTTAAAACAGGAACTGAAACAGTATTGTATGAAGCTGGTGACAAATTACATGCTGCTCCTGCTATTTCAGCAGATGGAACAAAAATGATATTTCAGTCTAACAAAGATTTTGCTGGTACCTTTCCATCTAGATTGTATATGATGAATCTTACAAATTCACAAATTTCTAATTTTGCCCACCCAGAAGTAGACTTAGGATCCGATTCTGATCCGAAATGGTCATTGGATGGAAAATGGATCACCTTTGCTTCTGCTAGAAATGGAGGAGGCAACTATAATCATATTTTCATATCCAATGTAGATACAGGTGAGATTCGCCAAATTACATTTGGAGATTTTAATGATTCTTCACCTGATTTTTCCCCCAACGGTAAGGATATCGTATTCCAATCCAATCGTTACAGAGAATACGGACTTCATATTGTTTCAATCGATTCAAAAGAAGTTCGATATTTACGTGAAGGGAGGACTCCTGTTTGGACATCTCGTTCTCTAAGTGAGCTTGGATATTAA